In one Aeromicrobium erythreum genomic region, the following are encoded:
- a CDS encoding ABC transporter ATP-binding protein, which produces MPADTTPTTDPLAGVANTPGVKKPDAILVGSSITRQFGGLKAVDVEHVEVQRGVITALIGPNGAGKTTLFNLLTGFDAPDTGEWSFNGQSLQKVPAYKVARRGMVRTFQLTKVLSRLTVIENMRLGATGQRGERFWSAPFRALWSGQEDSITTRADELLARFKLDAKREDFAGSLSGGQRKLLEMARSLMVDPELIMLDEPMAGVNPALKQSLLGHVKSLRDEGRTVLFVEHDMDMVRDISDWVIVMAQGKIVAEGTPDQVMSDQAVIDAYLGAHHDTDITELDETELEQATEAELDQEA; this is translated from the coding sequence ATGCCCGCTGACACCACCCCCACCACCGACCCGCTCGCCGGGGTCGCGAACACGCCCGGTGTGAAGAAGCCCGACGCGATCCTCGTCGGCTCCTCCATCACGCGGCAGTTCGGCGGCCTGAAGGCCGTCGACGTCGAGCACGTCGAGGTCCAGCGCGGTGTCATCACGGCGCTGATCGGCCCCAACGGTGCCGGCAAGACGACGCTGTTCAACCTGCTGACGGGCTTCGACGCACCGGACACCGGCGAGTGGTCGTTCAACGGCCAGTCGCTGCAGAAGGTGCCGGCCTACAAGGTCGCTCGCCGTGGCATGGTGCGCACGTTCCAGCTGACGAAGGTGCTGTCGCGCCTCACCGTCATCGAGAACATGCGGCTCGGGGCCACGGGCCAGCGCGGCGAGCGCTTCTGGTCCGCCCCCTTCCGTGCCCTGTGGTCCGGCCAGGAGGACTCGATCACGACACGTGCCGACGAGCTGCTCGCGCGGTTCAAGCTCGACGCCAAGCGCGAGGACTTCGCCGGCTCCCTCTCGGGCGGCCAGCGCAAGCTGCTGGAGATGGCCCGCTCGCTCATGGTGGACCCCGAGCTGATCATGCTCGACGAGCCCATGGCCGGCGTGAACCCGGCCCTCAAGCAGTCGCTGCTCGGCCACGTGAAGTCGCTGCGCGACGAGGGCCGCACGGTGCTGTTCGTCGAGCACGACATGGACATGGTGCGCGACATCTCCGACTGGGTCATCGTCATGGCGCAGGGCAAGATCGTCGCCGAGGGCACCCCCGACCAGGTGATGTCCGACCAAGCCGTCATCGACGCCTACCTGGGCGCGCACCACGACACCGACATCACCGAGCTGGACGAGACCGAGCTCGAGCAGGCCACCGAGGCCGAGCTCGACCAGGAGGCCTGA
- a CDS encoding branched-chain amino acid ABC transporter permease has translation MDFGTILNAALSQALGPQAIVFALAAIGLNIHFGYTGLLNFGQAGFMAVGAYGLAVTVVTYDQSFWLGVVVALLAPVVLALVLGVPTLRLRADYLAIATIATAEILRLVFGAVETKDVFGGSNGLTGFAKTFQDLNPYSGGVDLGVVRFRQDDLWSLTVGWVLVALGCLFVWLLMRSPWGRVLRSIREDEDAVRSLGKNVFAYKMQALVLGGVFGGLAGLFLALKQASVVPSDYSTNVTFFAYTALLIGGAARVLGPVIGAMIFWLLMGGIGSFFSQATSGSNPLIPDWAMSDIQSSLVRLILVGLGLMLLMIYRPQGIFGDRKELAIDAR, from the coding sequence ATGGACTTCGGAACCATCCTCAACGCCGCACTGTCGCAGGCCCTCGGACCACAGGCGATCGTCTTCGCCCTCGCGGCCATCGGCCTCAACATCCACTTCGGCTACACCGGCCTGCTGAACTTCGGCCAGGCCGGCTTCATGGCCGTCGGCGCCTACGGCCTCGCCGTCACGGTCGTCACCTACGACCAGTCGTTCTGGCTCGGCGTCGTGGTCGCGCTCCTCGCCCCCGTGGTGCTGGCGCTCGTCCTCGGTGTGCCGACGCTGCGCCTTCGGGCGGACTACCTCGCCATCGCCACCATCGCGACGGCGGAGATCCTGCGTCTGGTGTTCGGCGCCGTGGAGACCAAGGACGTCTTCGGCGGCTCGAACGGCCTCACCGGCTTCGCCAAGACCTTCCAGGACCTCAACCCCTACTCCGGCGGCGTCGACCTCGGCGTCGTCCGGTTCCGCCAGGACGACCTGTGGTCGCTGACCGTCGGCTGGGTCCTGGTCGCCCTCGGCTGCCTCTTCGTGTGGCTGCTCATGCGCAGCCCGTGGGGACGCGTGCTGCGCTCGATCCGCGAGGACGAGGACGCCGTCCGCTCGCTGGGCAAGAACGTGTTCGCCTACAAGATGCAGGCGCTCGTGCTGGGTGGTGTCTTCGGTGGTCTCGCCGGCCTCTTCCTCGCACTGAAGCAGGCGTCGGTCGTGCCGAGCGACTACTCCACGAACGTGACGTTCTTCGCCTACACCGCGCTGCTCATCGGCGGCGCGGCCCGCGTGCTCGGTCCCGTCATCGGCGCGATGATCTTCTGGCTGCTCATGGGCGGCATCGGCTCGTTCTTCAGCCAGGCCACGTCCGGCTCGAACCCGCTCATCCCCGACTGGGCGATGAGCGACATCCAGTCCAGCCTGGTCCGACTCATCCTCGTCGGCCTGGGCCTCATGCTCCTGATGATCTACCGACCGCAGGGGATCTTCGGCGACCGGAAGGAGCTGGCGATCGATGCCCGCTGA
- a CDS encoding ABC transporter ATP-binding protein, whose translation MAEIHEPGQDAGREAARDANFAEERAKHQKGADGAILRADGLIAGYLPGVNILNSADLYCQPGELVGIIGPNGAGKSTLLKSLFGLVTIHEGSVTLKGEEITNQRADQLVTKGIGFVPQTNNVFPSLTIEENLEMGCYQAPKTFTERFAFVTDLFPRLGERRKQRAGSLSGGERQMVAMGRALMMDPQVLLLDEPSAGLSPVLQDEVFVQTRNINKAGVSVIMVEQNAKRCLQICDRGYVLDQGRSAYSGTGRSLGNDPKVIELYLGTLGKKAS comes from the coding sequence ATGGCAGAGATCCACGAGCCCGGCCAGGACGCCGGACGCGAGGCCGCACGCGACGCGAACTTCGCCGAGGAGCGCGCGAAGCACCAGAAGGGCGCCGACGGGGCCATCCTGCGCGCCGACGGTCTCATCGCCGGCTACCTGCCCGGCGTGAACATCCTCAACAGCGCCGACCTGTACTGCCAGCCCGGCGAGCTCGTCGGCATCATCGGCCCGAACGGAGCCGGCAAGTCGACGCTGCTCAAGTCGCTGTTCGGCCTGGTGACGATCCACGAGGGCAGCGTGACGCTGAAGGGTGAGGAGATCACCAACCAGCGCGCGGACCAGCTGGTCACCAAGGGCATCGGGTTCGTCCCCCAGACGAACAACGTGTTCCCGAGTTTGACCATCGAGGAGAACCTCGAGATGGGCTGCTACCAGGCGCCGAAGACGTTCACGGAGCGCTTCGCGTTCGTCACCGACCTGTTCCCGCGTCTCGGCGAGCGCCGCAAGCAGCGCGCCGGGTCGCTGTCCGGTGGTGAGCGTCAGATGGTCGCCATGGGTCGCGCCCTGATGATGGACCCTCAGGTGCTGCTGCTCGACGAGCCGTCCGCCGGGCTCTCCCCCGTCCTGCAGGACGAGGTGTTCGTGCAGACGCGCAACATCAACAAGGCCGGCGTCTCGGTCATCATGGTCGAGCAGAACGCCAAGCGCTGCCTGCAGATCTGCGACCGCGGCTACGTCCTCGACCAGGGCCGCTCCGCCTACTCGGGCACCGGCCGCTCGCTCGGCAACGACCCGAAGGTCATCGAGCTCTACCTCGGCACGCTGGGCAAGAAGGCGAGCTGA
- a CDS encoding ANTAR domain-containing response regulator — MTSRPTETPRTDDTSVTGEPADRPRVVIAEDEALIRLDLAEMLGEEGYDVVGQAADGVEAVELATALRPDLVVMDVKMPRLDGIAAASRIAGERIAPVVMLTAFSQRDLVDRARESGAMAYLVKPFTASDLVPAIEMARSRFAELAALEAEVEDLTDQLATRKVVERAKAQLQAALGLSEPEAFGWIQRTAMDLRMSMRTVAERVVEHGVPGADPSPE, encoded by the coding sequence GTGACCAGCCGACCGACCGAGACGCCCCGCACCGACGACACCTCTGTGACGGGCGAGCCCGCCGACCGTCCCCGCGTCGTCATCGCCGAGGACGAGGCGCTCATCCGGCTCGACCTCGCCGAGATGCTCGGCGAGGAGGGCTACGACGTCGTCGGGCAGGCTGCGGACGGTGTCGAGGCGGTCGAGCTCGCCACGGCCCTGCGGCCCGACCTGGTCGTCATGGACGTCAAGATGCCGCGCCTCGACGGCATCGCCGCGGCCAGCCGCATCGCGGGGGAGCGGATCGCGCCCGTCGTCATGCTGACCGCGTTCAGCCAGCGCGATCTCGTCGACCGGGCCCGCGAGTCCGGCGCGATGGCCTACCTGGTCAAGCCGTTCACGGCCTCCGACCTCGTCCCCGCCATCGAGATGGCCCGCAGCCGCTTCGCGGAGCTCGCCGCGCTGGAGGCGGAGGTCGAGGACCTCACCGACCAGCTCGCCACCCGCAAGGTCGTCGAGCGCGCCAAGGCGCAGCTCCAGGCTGCCCTGGGACTCAGTGAGCCGGAGGCGTTCGGCTGGATCCAGCGGACGGCGATGGACCTGCGCATGTCCATGCGCACGGTCGCCGAACGGGTCGTGGAGCACGGTGTGCCGGGCGCCGATCCCTCACCCGAGTGA
- a CDS encoding DUF3072 domain-containing protein, which yields MTESNTSSNTSPGSTAGSTPDSDVLGADAGGTTEKDPQDWVTGDEPMTGAQRSYLDTLARDAGETLSADLTKAEASEHIERLQEQTGRGSD from the coding sequence ATGACTGAATCGAACACGTCGTCGAACACGTCCCCTGGCTCCACGGCAGGCTCCACGCCCGACTCCGACGTCCTCGGCGCGGACGCTGGCGGCACCACCGAGAAGGACCCGCAGGACTGGGTCACCGGCGACGAGCCGATGACCGGCGCGCAGCGCTCCTACCTCGACACGCTCGCCCGCGACGCTGGCGAGACGCTCTCGGCCGACCTCACGAAGGCGGAGGCCTCGGAGCACATCGAGCGGCTGCAGGAGCAGACGGGGCGCGGGTCGGACTGA
- the pyk gene encoding pyruvate kinase, with translation MRRAKIVCTLGPAVATAERILQLAEAGMDVARLNMSHGDHADHEANLGYVRAAAERTGKAIAVLADLQGPKIRLGRFADGPVDLAVGDRFTITTDDVPGDAERASTTYSGLPGDVSPGDEILIDDGRVRLRALEVTGHDVVTICETSGRLSNNKGINLPGVAVSVPAMSDKDVEDLRFALRQGVDFVALSFVRNARDADDVRRVMHELDIHRPVIAKIEKPQAVDNLDEIMDSFDGFMVARGDLGVELPLEDVPIVQKLIVEKARRNAKPVIVATQMLESMISAPRPTRAEASDVANAVLDGADAVMLSGETSVGEYPIQTVRTMARIIESTEDHGLPRMAAYTWQAKTRTGIICRGASQVAEAIDARYVVAFTTIGGSARRMSRYRSHIPVIAFTPDPMTRNQLALTWGVETFLVPEVKHTDEMVLQVDKRLLEVARCSHGDEVVIVAGAPPGIPGSTNALRIHRMGDAINRVVPAYEHPAEEG, from the coding sequence GTGCGTAGAGCCAAGATCGTCTGCACGCTCGGACCGGCCGTCGCGACCGCCGAGCGTATCCTCCAGCTGGCCGAGGCGGGCATGGACGTCGCCCGGCTCAACATGAGTCACGGCGACCATGCCGACCACGAGGCGAACCTCGGGTACGTGCGTGCGGCCGCCGAGCGCACCGGGAAGGCGATCGCCGTGCTCGCCGACCTCCAGGGTCCGAAGATCCGGCTCGGCCGCTTCGCCGACGGTCCCGTCGACCTCGCCGTCGGCGACCGCTTCACCATCACCACCGACGACGTCCCCGGCGACGCCGAGCGTGCGTCCACCACCTACTCGGGGCTGCCGGGCGACGTCTCGCCCGGCGACGAGATCCTCATCGACGACGGCCGCGTGCGGCTGCGTGCCCTCGAGGTCACCGGGCACGACGTCGTCACCATCTGCGAGACCTCGGGACGCCTCAGCAACAACAAGGGCATCAACCTGCCCGGCGTCGCGGTCAGCGTCCCCGCCATGAGCGACAAGGACGTCGAGGACCTGCGGTTCGCGCTGCGCCAGGGCGTCGACTTCGTCGCGCTGTCGTTCGTGCGCAACGCCCGCGACGCCGACGACGTCCGCCGGGTCATGCACGAGCTCGACATCCACCGCCCCGTCATCGCCAAGATCGAGAAGCCGCAGGCCGTCGACAACCTCGACGAGATCATGGACTCCTTCGACGGCTTCATGGTCGCGCGCGGCGACCTCGGCGTGGAGCTGCCGCTCGAGGACGTGCCGATCGTGCAGAAGCTGATCGTCGAGAAGGCCCGGCGCAACGCCAAGCCGGTCATCGTCGCCACCCAGATGCTGGAGTCGATGATCTCGGCGCCGCGCCCGACCCGCGCGGAGGCGTCCGACGTCGCCAACGCGGTGCTCGACGGCGCCGACGCGGTGATGCTGTCCGGCGAGACGAGCGTGGGGGAGTACCCGATCCAGACAGTGCGCACGATGGCGCGCATCATCGAGTCCACCGAGGACCACGGCCTGCCGCGCATGGCCGCCTACACGTGGCAGGCGAAGACCCGCACCGGCATCATCTGCCGCGGTGCCTCGCAGGTGGCCGAGGCGATCGACGCACGCTACGTCGTCGCGTTCACGACGATCGGCGGGTCCGCCCGCCGCATGTCGCGCTACCGCTCGCACATCCCGGTCATCGCGTTCACGCCCGACCCCATGACCCGCAACCAGCTCGCGCTCACGTGGGGCGTCGAGACGTTCCTCGTGCCCGAGGTCAAGCACACCGACGAGATGGTGCTGCAGGTCGACAAGCGTCTGCTCGAGGTCGCACGGTGCTCGCACGGCGACGAGGTCGTCATCGTCGCCGGCGCCCCGCCCGGCATCCCCGGCTCCACGAACGCGCTGCGGATCCACCGCATGGGCGACGCGATCAACCGCGTCGTGCCTGCCTACGAGCACCCCGCCGAGGAGGGCTGA
- a CDS encoding ABC transporter substrate-binding protein: protein MKRSTRTMRLAAVAAAGALVLAACGGGSGSDDESSDSGDKASASKADGTLTIGTLLPQTGSLAFLGPPEFAGVDLAIKDINADGGVLGKDVKGVKGDSGDTDSGIAPAETDKLLDAGSDVIVGAASSGVSMTVIDKIMSAGTVMFSPANTSTDFDKGDYAKPDLYFRTAPSDILQGAVMSNLLVQDGRQNVAILARQDAYGETLASEIKKGLENAGSKVAATVFYGENAQSYDSQVQEIADSKPDAIVLVAFEETTTIIPQLVQADVGPQKVPTYFVDGNTADYSGKLPEGTLKGTKGTIPGAETSGDFKKRLLEVDPKLKDYSYAAESYDAVIVSALAAIKADSDAGDKIAKEIPGITEGGEKCTTFKDCAALLKDGKDIDYDGVSGPIELGETGSPTAASIGIYEYGADNTYKAVDYISGTI from the coding sequence ATGAAGCGCAGTACCAGGACCATGCGGCTCGCTGCGGTCGCCGCGGCCGGCGCGCTCGTGCTCGCCGCCTGTGGTGGAGGCAGCGGCAGCGACGACGAGAGCAGCGACAGCGGCGACAAGGCCTCGGCCTCGAAGGCCGACGGCACGCTCACGATCGGTACCCTGCTCCCGCAGACCGGCAGCCTCGCGTTCCTCGGCCCGCCGGAGTTCGCGGGCGTCGACCTCGCGATCAAGGACATCAACGCCGACGGCGGCGTGCTGGGCAAGGACGTCAAGGGCGTGAAGGGCGACTCGGGCGACACCGACTCGGGCATCGCCCCGGCCGAGACCGACAAGCTGCTCGACGCCGGTTCCGACGTCATCGTCGGTGCTGCGTCCTCGGGCGTCTCGATGACGGTCATCGACAAGATCATGTCGGCCGGCACCGTGATGTTCTCGCCCGCCAACACGTCGACCGACTTCGACAAGGGCGACTACGCCAAGCCCGACCTGTACTTCCGCACCGCGCCCTCGGACATCCTCCAGGGTGCAGTGATGTCGAACCTGCTCGTCCAGGACGGTCGCCAGAACGTCGCGATCCTGGCCCGTCAGGACGCCTACGGCGAGACGCTGGCCTCGGAGATCAAGAAGGGCCTCGAGAACGCCGGCTCCAAGGTCGCCGCGACGGTCTTCTACGGCGAGAACGCGCAGTCCTACGACTCGCAGGTCCAGGAGATCGCCGACAGCAAGCCGGACGCGATCGTGCTCGTCGCCTTCGAGGAGACCACCACGATCATCCCGCAGCTGGTGCAGGCCGACGTCGGCCCGCAGAAGGTCCCGACCTACTTCGTCGACGGCAACACGGCCGACTACAGCGGCAAGCTGCCCGAGGGCACGCTCAAGGGCACGAAGGGCACCATCCCCGGCGCCGAGACGTCCGGTGACTTCAAGAAGCGCCTCCTCGAGGTCGACCCGAAGCTGAAGGACTACTCCTACGCGGCCGAGTCCTACGACGCGGTCATCGTGTCGGCGCTCGCGGCCATCAAGGCCGACAGCGACGCGGGCGACAAGATTGCCAAGGAGATCCCGGGCATCACCGAGGGCGGCGAGAAGTGCACGACGTTCAAGGACTGCGCCGCGCTCCTGAAGGACGGCAAGGACATCGACTACGACGGTGTCTCCGGCCCCATCGAGCTGGGTGAGACGGGCAGCCCGACGGCCGCCTCCATCGGCATCTACGAGTACGGCGCCGACAACACCTACAAGGCGGTCGACTACATCAGCGGCACGATCTGA
- a CDS encoding glutamate synthase subunit beta, translated as MADPRGFITTPRQVAPRRPVEERVNDWNEVYPGGPGKALLPIITEQAGRCMDCGIPFCHQGCPLGNLIPEWNDLVWRDDWIEAIDRLHATNNFPEFTGRLCPAPCETACVVGINREPVTIKNVEVSIIDRAWEWRNVRPEPPEYLTGKTVAVVGSGPAGLAVAQQLTRAGHTVAVYERDDKAGGLLRYGIPEFKMEKVHVDRRVEQMQREGTVFRTGVQVGDTLTGSQLRDRYDAVVLAIGSTVRRDLPAPGRELAGIHQAMEFLPQANRVAVGEEVQDQILATDKDVVIIGGGDTGADCLGTSIRQGARSVTSLEIMPQPGEDRPETQPWPTYPMVYRVASAHEEGGERKYAVSTKEFVGDDDGNVAGLRIVEVEMKDGRFEEVPGSEKVIPAQLVLFAMGFTGPQREGLVEQLGVDLDERGNIVRDRDFMSSVPGVFVAGDAGRGQSLIVWAIAEGRSAAAGVDAYLTGGRSPLPRPIKPNDRPLMV; from the coding sequence GTGGCTGATCCCCGAGGTTTCATCACGACCCCCCGCCAGGTGGCCCCGCGCCGCCCCGTCGAGGAGCGGGTGAACGACTGGAACGAGGTCTACCCCGGTGGACCGGGCAAGGCGCTGCTCCCGATCATCACGGAGCAGGCCGGACGCTGCATGGACTGCGGCATCCCGTTCTGCCACCAGGGCTGCCCGCTGGGCAACCTGATTCCCGAGTGGAACGACCTGGTCTGGCGCGACGACTGGATCGAGGCGATCGACCGGCTGCACGCGACCAACAACTTCCCGGAGTTCACGGGTCGGCTCTGCCCGGCCCCGTGCGAGACGGCGTGCGTCGTCGGCATCAACCGCGAGCCGGTGACCATCAAGAACGTCGAGGTCTCGATCATCGACCGCGCGTGGGAGTGGCGGAACGTGCGCCCCGAGCCGCCGGAGTACCTCACGGGCAAGACCGTGGCCGTCGTCGGCTCGGGTCCGGCCGGCCTCGCCGTCGCGCAGCAGCTGACCCGCGCCGGTCACACCGTCGCAGTGTACGAGCGCGACGACAAGGCGGGCGGCCTGCTCCGGTACGGCATCCCGGAGTTCAAGATGGAGAAGGTGCACGTCGACCGCCGCGTCGAGCAGATGCAGCGCGAGGGCACCGTGTTCCGCACCGGCGTGCAGGTGGGCGACACGCTCACCGGCAGCCAGCTGCGCGACCGCTACGACGCCGTCGTGCTCGCCATCGGCTCGACCGTGCGCCGCGACCTCCCCGCCCCGGGGCGTGAGCTCGCCGGCATCCACCAGGCGATGGAGTTCCTGCCGCAGGCCAACCGCGTCGCGGTCGGCGAGGAGGTGCAGGACCAGATCCTGGCCACCGACAAGGACGTCGTCATCATCGGCGGCGGCGACACCGGTGCCGACTGCCTCGGCACGTCGATCCGCCAGGGTGCGCGCTCGGTGACCAGCCTGGAGATCATGCCGCAGCCCGGCGAGGACCGGCCCGAGACGCAGCCGTGGCCGACCTACCCCATGGTGTACCGCGTCGCGTCGGCGCACGAGGAGGGCGGCGAGCGCAAGTACGCCGTCTCCACGAAGGAGTTCGTCGGCGACGACGACGGCAACGTCGCCGGCCTGCGCATCGTCGAGGTCGAGATGAAGGACGGCCGGTTCGAGGAGGTGCCCGGCTCGGAGAAGGTGATCCCGGCGCAGCTCGTGCTGTTCGCGATGGGCTTCACCGGCCCCCAGCGCGAGGGCCTCGTCGAGCAGCTCGGCGTCGATCTCGACGAGCGCGGCAACATCGTCCGCGACCGCGACTTCATGTCGTCGGTGCCGGGCGTGTTCGTGGCCGGCGACGCCGGTCGTGGCCAGTCGCTCATCGTCTGGGCCATCGCCGAGGGGCGCTCCGCGGCTGCCGGGGTCGACGCCTACCTGACGGGTGGGCGCAGCCCGCTGCCGCGGCCGATCAAGCCGAACGACCGTCCGCTGATGGTCTGA